A genomic window from Leptospiraceae bacterium includes:
- the thiL gene encoding thiamine-phosphate kinase — translation MKEENIIKNFFPEGQFPQDDCFFWKNQFLITTDTMAEGTHFLHEWSSPEQLAIKLIEVNISDIAASGGSPELAFLNLGLSKISARSNWINAFSEVLKSELNRYEIQLAGGDTFFSQKTCIGMTLIGKTEKPINRDGGKEGDFLYLSGKTGLSLLGYRILKGEIFPISSELRKQAVERHLSPRSRLSLSKELLREIPIHAMMDVTDGIIQDASRLALASGLQIEIQIENLPFEQELQRVLTYDDLLSSGEELELLFLSPAEISKEEFPEIQKIGYAKSGKIGLSFYLNEKEYRPKQHGFLHFSVE, via the coding sequence ATGAAAGAAGAAAATATAATCAAAAACTTCTTTCCTGAGGGACAATTTCCGCAGGATGATTGTTTTTTCTGGAAGAATCAATTCTTAATCACAACGGATACAATGGCTGAAGGAACCCATTTTTTACATGAATGGAGTTCACCGGAACAATTAGCTATTAAATTAATCGAGGTAAATATCTCGGATATTGCCGCGAGCGGTGGAAGTCCGGAACTGGCATTTTTAAACCTCGGCCTTTCCAAAATTTCTGCTCGTTCGAACTGGATAAATGCTTTTTCAGAAGTCTTAAAAAGCGAGTTGAATCGGTATGAAATTCAACTGGCCGGTGGAGATACATTTTTTTCCCAAAAAACCTGCATCGGAATGACTCTAATTGGTAAGACCGAAAAACCAATTAATAGAGATGGAGGAAAAGAGGGGGATTTTTTATATTTGAGTGGAAAAACGGGCCTCTCCCTTCTCGGATACAGGATTTTGAAAGGAGAGATTTTTCCGATTTCCTCTGAACTCCGGAAACAAGCTGTAGAAAGGCACCTTTCTCCCAGAAGCAGACTAAGCTTATCAAAAGAGTTGCTTCGAGAAATACCGATTCACGCCATGATGGATGTTACAGATGGAATCATACAGGATGCGAGCAGGCTGGCACTGGCTTCCGGGCTTCAAATTGAAATTCAAATCGAAAATCTACCTTTTGAACAGGAACTTCAAAGAGTTTTGACTTATGATGATCTTCTCTCTTCCGGGGAGGAGTTGGAATTGCTTTTTTTGTCTCCTGCGGAAATATCAAAGGAGGAATTTCCTGAGATTCAAAAAATTGGATATGCAAAAAGTGGAAAAATCGGTCTAAGTTTTTATTTGAATGAAAAAGAATACAGGCCCAAGCAGCATGGGTTTTTGCATTTTTCTGTGGAATGA
- a CDS encoding alpha/beta hydrolase, which yields MKILLKLFMFSLLWTLTFCAKKDNKTDEEKLLAYFVSSISQEVNHKLFKYQAGTPGVSAESQFLLAGTQNKTSKLKVIFIHGWDFTEKSSDPPTSDSKKIQNIKDTWGIAFKIYDETILNLANQGQESSYDVYAFTYRTADSILDNGKRLIDTLNANFVASDKVVIVAHSMGGLISRIALYHENNTSDVIDYIVSLGTPYYGSPFASSAYQNSSGVLGDLSSFATNSQGGKELGHTNTGNDTFITDAVNLSLDLSNEKTAKDNRIYPYAGNLGPPLSCSIAEGGDIYVNGCKALQSGSPTFLFSDGIVPMFSARMGNKVSSNYTIKAGFDHKMLSFRPESITTRAFFTEVITKVLAFTF from the coding sequence ATGAAAATACTTTTAAAACTATTTATGTTCAGTCTTTTGTGGACACTTACTTTCTGTGCAAAAAAAGATAATAAAACGGATGAAGAAAAGTTGCTGGCTTATTTTGTATCTAGCATAAGTCAGGAAGTAAATCATAAACTTTTTAAATACCAGGCCGGAACACCCGGTGTATCGGCTGAAAGTCAATTTTTACTGGCAGGTACTCAAAATAAAACCTCAAAGCTAAAAGTGATTTTTATTCATGGCTGGGACTTTACTGAGAAATCATCTGATCCACCTACTTCCGATTCAAAAAAAATTCAGAATATTAAGGATACCTGGGGAATCGCTTTTAAGATTTACGATGAAACGATTCTCAATCTGGCAAATCAGGGACAAGAATCAAGTTATGATGTATATGCTTTTACTTATAGAACAGCTGATTCTATTTTAGACAATGGAAAACGTCTCATAGATACTCTCAATGCCAATTTTGTGGCTTCTGATAAGGTGGTGATTGTGGCCCATTCTATGGGAGGATTGATTTCCAGGATAGCTTTATATCACGAAAATAATACTTCTGATGTGATAGATTATATTGTGAGTCTCGGAACGCCCTATTATGGTTCACCCTTTGCCAGTTCTGCCTATCAGAATAGTTCGGGAGTGTTAGGTGACTTATCCAGTTTTGCAACGAATTCACAGGGCGGAAAGGAACTGGGACATACCAATACAGGAAATGATACTTTTATTACAGATGCGGTGAATTTAAGCCTCGATTTGAGTAATGAAAAAACAGCTAAGGATAATCGCATTTATCCTTACGCCGGAAATTTGGGGCCACCTTTATCCTGTTCTATCGCAGAAGGAGGAGATATTTATGTAAATGGTTGCAAGGCTTTACAGTCGGGAAGTCCAACCTTTTTATTTTCCGATGGAATTGTGCCCATGTTTAGTGCCAGAATGGGAAATAAAGTTAGTTCTAACTATACTATCAAAGCGGGCTTTGATCATAAAATGTTATCTTTCAGACCGGAAAGTATTACCACAAGAGCTTTTTTTACTGAGGTAATTACAAAGGTGCTGGCCTTTACATTTTGA